The following coding sequences are from one Gossypium raimondii isolate GPD5lz chromosome 4, ASM2569854v1, whole genome shotgun sequence window:
- the LOC105780446 gene encoding DNA (cytosine-5)-methyltransferase DRM1 isoform X4 gives MLRSFSWPILQVKRMVDNNSGGEADNFDWDTEDDLEIDNYAISAPSGLSTPCGEAVLGSAEAGSSGNSPNSKIIDHFVGMGFSREMVAKVIEEKGEENSDLILETLLEYSASTLPSSSNSKLIDHFVGMGFSEEMVVKVVQENGEGNTDSILETLLTYSALETTAPVQQNPDSGNCSSDYEGSLLNDFSDFDSFSETEEIISPSSEEGRKLLHLTKMGYSEAEASVAMERCGPDSTIEELTDFICAAQIAKAADALFPLEDKPFSNGSSHKKRRNWGYDLLLRKKKLKLEKRFDEDDDVVHLPNPMIGFGVPNEPDQITHRVLPEAALGPPYFYYENVALAPKGVWTTISRFLYDVEPEFVDSKFFCAAARKRGYVHNLPIDNRFPLLPFPPRTIHEAFPLTRKWWPSWDTRTKLNCLQTCIASARLTDKIRKALEDSDGEPLLGIQKFVLEQCRKWNLVWVGRNKVAPLEPDEVEMLLGFPRNHTRGGGISRTDRYKSLGNSFQIDTVAYHFSVLKDKFPGGINLLSLFSGIGGAEVALHRLGIPLKNVVAVEIAEVNRNILRSWWEQTNQRGTLTDIQDVQELNGDRLEQLIKNFGGFDLVVGGSPCNNLTGSNRYHRDGLEGKDSALFFDFCRILDLVKCIMNGTKSMIV, from the exons AT GTTGAGAAGCTTTTCTTGGCCCATACTACAAGTCAAAAGAatg GTTGACAATAATTCGGGTGGAGAAGCTGATAATTTTGACTGGGATACTGAAGATGATCTGGAAATCGATAATTATGCCATCTCGGCCCCTTCGGGTTTGTCTACTCCCTGTGGAGAAGCTGTTTTGGGTTCGGCAGAG GCGGGCTCATCTGGAAATTCTCCCAATTCCAAGATAATTGATCATTTTGTCGGAATGGGGTTCTCAAGAGAAATGGTTGCCAAAGTGATTGAAGAAAAAG GAGAGGAAAACTCAGACTTGATACTTGAAACCCTCCTTGAGTACTCG GCAAGCACATTACCTAGTTCTTCCAATTCCAAGTTGATCGATCATTTTGTAGGGATGGGATTTTCTGAAGAAATGGTTGTCAAAGTGGTTCAGGAAAATG GAGAGGGAAATACAGATTCCATATTGGAGACTCTATTGACATATTCA GCACTTGAAACAACTGCTCCCGTTCAGCAAAATCCTGACTCTGGTAACTGCTCATCAGATTATGAAGGGAGTTTGCTGAATGATTTCTCTGATTTTGATAGTTTTTCTGAGACCGAG GAAATTATTAGTCCTAGTTCTGAGGAGGGGAGAAAATTGTTACACTTGACAAAAATGGGGTACTCAGAAGCGGAGGCTTCAGTAGCCATGGAGAGATGTG GTCCAGACTCCACAATTGAGGAGTTAACGGACTTTATATGTGCTGCACAAATTGCAAAGGCTGCTGATGCACTTTTTCCACTTGAAGACAAG CCATTCAGCAATGGCTCTAGTCACAAGAAGAGGCGAAACTGGGGTTATGATTTGTTGTTAAGGAAGAAGAAGCTTAAGCTTGAAAAGAGGtttgatgaagatgatgatgtaGTTCATCTTCCTAATCCTATGATTGGTTTTGGGGTCCCCAATGAACCAGATCAGATCACTCATAGAGTACTTCCAGAAGCAGCTTTAGGGCCTCCATACTTCTACTACGAGAATGTAGCACTTGCTCCAAAAGGTGTTTGGACCACCATTTCGCGCTTCTTATATGATGTGGAGCCTGAGTTTGTTGATTCAAAGTTCTTTTGTGCTGCTGCAAGGAAGAGGGGCTATGTTCATAATCTGCCAATTGACAATAGATTTCCCCTTCTTCCATTTCCTCCACGAACTATTCATGAAGCTTTTCCACTAACAAGGAAATGGTGGCCATCCTGGGACACGCGAACGAAATTGAACTGCTTGCAAACCTGTATAGCAAGTGCAAGATTGACGGATAAGATTCGCAAGGCATTAGAAGATTCTGATGGTGAACCGCTGTTGGGCATCCAAAAGTTTGTTCTCGAACAATGCAGAAAGTGGAATCTGGTTTGGGTTGGAAGGAACAAGGTTGCTCCACTTGAACCTGATGAAGTGGAAATGCTTTTGGGATTCCCTAGAAACCACACAAGAGGAGGGGGAATCAGTCGGACAGATAGATACAAATCACTTGGTAACTCATTTCAG ATTGACACAGTGGCGTATCACTTTTCGGTTTTAAAAGATAAGTTCCCCGGTGGTATCAATCTGTTGTCTCTTTTCTCTGGGATTGGAGGTGCGGAGGTTGCTCTCCACCGACTCGGTATCCCTTTGAAAAATGTGGTAGCGGTGGAAATAGCTGAAGTGAACCGAAATATTCTTAGGAGTTGGTGGGAACAAACAAACCAGAGAGGTACTTTGACTGACATCCAAGATGTTCAAGAACTAAACGGGGACCGTTTGGAGCAactgattaaaaattttggaggatTTGACCTTGTGGTGGGAGGGAGTCCTTGCAACAACCTCACTGGCAGCAATAGATATCATCGAGACGGACTCGAAGGTAAAGATTCTGCCCTCTTCTTTGATTTCTGTCGAATACTGGATTTGGTGAAATGTATTATGAATGGCACGAAATCAATGATTGTCTGA
- the LOC105780446 gene encoding DNA (cytosine-5)-methyltransferase DRM1 isoform X3 — protein sequence MLRSFSWPILQVKRMVDNNSGGEADNFDWDTEDDLEIDNYAISAPSGLSTPCGEAVLGSAEAGSSGNSPNSKIIDHFVGMGFSREMVAKVIEEKGEENSDLILETLLEYSASTLPSSSNSKLIDHFVGMGFSEEMVVKVVQENGEGNTDSILETLLTYSALETTAPVQQNPDSGNCSSDYEGSLLNDFSDFDSFSETEEIISPSSEEGRKLLHLTKMGYSEAEASVAMERCGPDSTIEELTDFICAAQIAKAADALFPLEDKKPFSNGSSHKKRRNWGYDLLLRKKKLKLEKRFDEDDDVVHLPNPMIGFGVPNEPDQITHRVLPEAALGPPYFYYENVALAPKGVWTTISRFLYDVEPEFVDSKFFCAAARKRGYVHNLPIDNRFPLLPFPPRTIHEAFPLTRKWWPSWDTRTKLNCLQTCIASARLTDKIRKALEDSDGEPLLGIQKFVLEQCRKWNLVWVGRNKVAPLEPDEVEMLLGFPRNHTRGGGISRTDRYKSLGNSFQIDTVAYHFSVLKDKFPGGINLLSLFSGIGGAEVALHRLGIPLKNVVAVEIAEVNRNILRSWWEQTNQRGTLTDIQDVQELNGDRLEQLIKNFGGFDLVVGGSPCNNLTGSNRYHRDGLEGKDSALFFDFCRILDLVKCIMNGTKSMIV from the exons AT GTTGAGAAGCTTTTCTTGGCCCATACTACAAGTCAAAAGAatg GTTGACAATAATTCGGGTGGAGAAGCTGATAATTTTGACTGGGATACTGAAGATGATCTGGAAATCGATAATTATGCCATCTCGGCCCCTTCGGGTTTGTCTACTCCCTGTGGAGAAGCTGTTTTGGGTTCGGCAGAG GCGGGCTCATCTGGAAATTCTCCCAATTCCAAGATAATTGATCATTTTGTCGGAATGGGGTTCTCAAGAGAAATGGTTGCCAAAGTGATTGAAGAAAAAG GAGAGGAAAACTCAGACTTGATACTTGAAACCCTCCTTGAGTACTCG GCAAGCACATTACCTAGTTCTTCCAATTCCAAGTTGATCGATCATTTTGTAGGGATGGGATTTTCTGAAGAAATGGTTGTCAAAGTGGTTCAGGAAAATG GAGAGGGAAATACAGATTCCATATTGGAGACTCTATTGACATATTCA GCACTTGAAACAACTGCTCCCGTTCAGCAAAATCCTGACTCTGGTAACTGCTCATCAGATTATGAAGGGAGTTTGCTGAATGATTTCTCTGATTTTGATAGTTTTTCTGAGACCGAG GAAATTATTAGTCCTAGTTCTGAGGAGGGGAGAAAATTGTTACACTTGACAAAAATGGGGTACTCAGAAGCGGAGGCTTCAGTAGCCATGGAGAGATGTG GTCCAGACTCCACAATTGAGGAGTTAACGGACTTTATATGTGCTGCACAAATTGCAAAGGCTGCTGATGCACTTTTTCCACTTGAAGACAAG AAGCCATTCAGCAATGGCTCTAGTCACAAGAAGAGGCGAAACTGGGGTTATGATTTGTTGTTAAGGAAGAAGAAGCTTAAGCTTGAAAAGAGGtttgatgaagatgatgatgtaGTTCATCTTCCTAATCCTATGATTGGTTTTGGGGTCCCCAATGAACCAGATCAGATCACTCATAGAGTACTTCCAGAAGCAGCTTTAGGGCCTCCATACTTCTACTACGAGAATGTAGCACTTGCTCCAAAAGGTGTTTGGACCACCATTTCGCGCTTCTTATATGATGTGGAGCCTGAGTTTGTTGATTCAAAGTTCTTTTGTGCTGCTGCAAGGAAGAGGGGCTATGTTCATAATCTGCCAATTGACAATAGATTTCCCCTTCTTCCATTTCCTCCACGAACTATTCATGAAGCTTTTCCACTAACAAGGAAATGGTGGCCATCCTGGGACACGCGAACGAAATTGAACTGCTTGCAAACCTGTATAGCAAGTGCAAGATTGACGGATAAGATTCGCAAGGCATTAGAAGATTCTGATGGTGAACCGCTGTTGGGCATCCAAAAGTTTGTTCTCGAACAATGCAGAAAGTGGAATCTGGTTTGGGTTGGAAGGAACAAGGTTGCTCCACTTGAACCTGATGAAGTGGAAATGCTTTTGGGATTCCCTAGAAACCACACAAGAGGAGGGGGAATCAGTCGGACAGATAGATACAAATCACTTGGTAACTCATTTCAG ATTGACACAGTGGCGTATCACTTTTCGGTTTTAAAAGATAAGTTCCCCGGTGGTATCAATCTGTTGTCTCTTTTCTCTGGGATTGGAGGTGCGGAGGTTGCTCTCCACCGACTCGGTATCCCTTTGAAAAATGTGGTAGCGGTGGAAATAGCTGAAGTGAACCGAAATATTCTTAGGAGTTGGTGGGAACAAACAAACCAGAGAGGTACTTTGACTGACATCCAAGATGTTCAAGAACTAAACGGGGACCGTTTGGAGCAactgattaaaaattttggaggatTTGACCTTGTGGTGGGAGGGAGTCCTTGCAACAACCTCACTGGCAGCAATAGATATCATCGAGACGGACTCGAAGGTAAAGATTCTGCCCTCTTCTTTGATTTCTGTCGAATACTGGATTTGGTGAAATGTATTATGAATGGCACGAAATCAATGATTGTCTGA
- the LOC105780446 gene encoding DNA (cytosine-5)-methyltransferase DRM1 isoform X2 — translation MLRSFSWPILQVKRMVDNNSGGEADNFDWDTEDDLEIDNYAISAPSGLSTPCGEAVLGSAEAGSSGNSPNSKIIDHFVGMGFSREMVAKVIEEKGEENSDLILETLLEYSASTLPSSSNSKLIDHFVGMGFSEEMVVKVVQENGEGNTDSILETLLTYSALETTAPVQQNPDSGNCSSDYEGSLLNDFSDFDSFSETEEIISPSSEEGRKLLHLTKMGYSEAEASVAMERCGLCYLIHICNIFLLMVGRMSKFHLDSIKDPRLFNCCIENGPDSTIEELTDFICAAQIAKAADALFPLEDKPFSNGSSHKKRRNWGYDLLLRKKKLKLEKRFDEDDDVVHLPNPMIGFGVPNEPDQITHRVLPEAALGPPYFYYENVALAPKGVWTTISRFLYDVEPEFVDSKFFCAAARKRGYVHNLPIDNRFPLLPFPPRTIHEAFPLTRKWWPSWDTRTKLNCLQTCIASARLTDKIRKALEDSDGEPLLGIQKFVLEQCRKWNLVWVGRNKVAPLEPDEVEMLLGFPRNHTRGGGISRTDRYKSLGNSFQIDTVAYHFSVLKDKFPGGINLLSLFSGIGGAEVALHRLGIPLKNVVAVEIAEVNRNILRSWWEQTNQRGTLTDIQDVQELNGDRLEQLIKNFGGFDLVVGGSPCNNLTGSNRYHRDGLEGKDSALFFDFCRILDLVKCIMNGTKSMIV, via the exons AT GTTGAGAAGCTTTTCTTGGCCCATACTACAAGTCAAAAGAatg GTTGACAATAATTCGGGTGGAGAAGCTGATAATTTTGACTGGGATACTGAAGATGATCTGGAAATCGATAATTATGCCATCTCGGCCCCTTCGGGTTTGTCTACTCCCTGTGGAGAAGCTGTTTTGGGTTCGGCAGAG GCGGGCTCATCTGGAAATTCTCCCAATTCCAAGATAATTGATCATTTTGTCGGAATGGGGTTCTCAAGAGAAATGGTTGCCAAAGTGATTGAAGAAAAAG GAGAGGAAAACTCAGACTTGATACTTGAAACCCTCCTTGAGTACTCG GCAAGCACATTACCTAGTTCTTCCAATTCCAAGTTGATCGATCATTTTGTAGGGATGGGATTTTCTGAAGAAATGGTTGTCAAAGTGGTTCAGGAAAATG GAGAGGGAAATACAGATTCCATATTGGAGACTCTATTGACATATTCA GCACTTGAAACAACTGCTCCCGTTCAGCAAAATCCTGACTCTGGTAACTGCTCATCAGATTATGAAGGGAGTTTGCTGAATGATTTCTCTGATTTTGATAGTTTTTCTGAGACCGAG GAAATTATTAGTCCTAGTTCTGAGGAGGGGAGAAAATTGTTACACTTGACAAAAATGGGGTACTCAGAAGCGGAGGCTTCAGTAGCCATGGAGAGATGTGGTTTGTGTTATCTTATTCATATTTGCAATATATTCTTGTTGATGGTTGGTAGGATGTCAAAGTTTCATTTGGACAGTATAAAGGATCCTAGACTCTTCAATTGTTGTATTGAAAATG GTCCAGACTCCACAATTGAGGAGTTAACGGACTTTATATGTGCTGCACAAATTGCAAAGGCTGCTGATGCACTTTTTCCACTTGAAGACAAG CCATTCAGCAATGGCTCTAGTCACAAGAAGAGGCGAAACTGGGGTTATGATTTGTTGTTAAGGAAGAAGAAGCTTAAGCTTGAAAAGAGGtttgatgaagatgatgatgtaGTTCATCTTCCTAATCCTATGATTGGTTTTGGGGTCCCCAATGAACCAGATCAGATCACTCATAGAGTACTTCCAGAAGCAGCTTTAGGGCCTCCATACTTCTACTACGAGAATGTAGCACTTGCTCCAAAAGGTGTTTGGACCACCATTTCGCGCTTCTTATATGATGTGGAGCCTGAGTTTGTTGATTCAAAGTTCTTTTGTGCTGCTGCAAGGAAGAGGGGCTATGTTCATAATCTGCCAATTGACAATAGATTTCCCCTTCTTCCATTTCCTCCACGAACTATTCATGAAGCTTTTCCACTAACAAGGAAATGGTGGCCATCCTGGGACACGCGAACGAAATTGAACTGCTTGCAAACCTGTATAGCAAGTGCAAGATTGACGGATAAGATTCGCAAGGCATTAGAAGATTCTGATGGTGAACCGCTGTTGGGCATCCAAAAGTTTGTTCTCGAACAATGCAGAAAGTGGAATCTGGTTTGGGTTGGAAGGAACAAGGTTGCTCCACTTGAACCTGATGAAGTGGAAATGCTTTTGGGATTCCCTAGAAACCACACAAGAGGAGGGGGAATCAGTCGGACAGATAGATACAAATCACTTGGTAACTCATTTCAG ATTGACACAGTGGCGTATCACTTTTCGGTTTTAAAAGATAAGTTCCCCGGTGGTATCAATCTGTTGTCTCTTTTCTCTGGGATTGGAGGTGCGGAGGTTGCTCTCCACCGACTCGGTATCCCTTTGAAAAATGTGGTAGCGGTGGAAATAGCTGAAGTGAACCGAAATATTCTTAGGAGTTGGTGGGAACAAACAAACCAGAGAGGTACTTTGACTGACATCCAAGATGTTCAAGAACTAAACGGGGACCGTTTGGAGCAactgattaaaaattttggaggatTTGACCTTGTGGTGGGAGGGAGTCCTTGCAACAACCTCACTGGCAGCAATAGATATCATCGAGACGGACTCGAAGGTAAAGATTCTGCCCTCTTCTTTGATTTCTGTCGAATACTGGATTTGGTGAAATGTATTATGAATGGCACGAAATCAATGATTGTCTGA
- the LOC105780446 gene encoding DNA (cytosine-5)-methyltransferase DRM1 isoform X1 — MLRSFSWPILQVKRMVDNNSGGEADNFDWDTEDDLEIDNYAISAPSGLSTPCGEAVLGSAEAGSSGNSPNSKIIDHFVGMGFSREMVAKVIEEKGEENSDLILETLLEYSASTLPSSSNSKLIDHFVGMGFSEEMVVKVVQENGEGNTDSILETLLTYSALETTAPVQQNPDSGNCSSDYEGSLLNDFSDFDSFSETEEIISPSSEEGRKLLHLTKMGYSEAEASVAMERCGLCYLIHICNIFLLMVGRMSKFHLDSIKDPRLFNCCIENGPDSTIEELTDFICAAQIAKAADALFPLEDKKPFSNGSSHKKRRNWGYDLLLRKKKLKLEKRFDEDDDVVHLPNPMIGFGVPNEPDQITHRVLPEAALGPPYFYYENVALAPKGVWTTISRFLYDVEPEFVDSKFFCAAARKRGYVHNLPIDNRFPLLPFPPRTIHEAFPLTRKWWPSWDTRTKLNCLQTCIASARLTDKIRKALEDSDGEPLLGIQKFVLEQCRKWNLVWVGRNKVAPLEPDEVEMLLGFPRNHTRGGGISRTDRYKSLGNSFQIDTVAYHFSVLKDKFPGGINLLSLFSGIGGAEVALHRLGIPLKNVVAVEIAEVNRNILRSWWEQTNQRGTLTDIQDVQELNGDRLEQLIKNFGGFDLVVGGSPCNNLTGSNRYHRDGLEGKDSALFFDFCRILDLVKCIMNGTKSMIV; from the exons AT GTTGAGAAGCTTTTCTTGGCCCATACTACAAGTCAAAAGAatg GTTGACAATAATTCGGGTGGAGAAGCTGATAATTTTGACTGGGATACTGAAGATGATCTGGAAATCGATAATTATGCCATCTCGGCCCCTTCGGGTTTGTCTACTCCCTGTGGAGAAGCTGTTTTGGGTTCGGCAGAG GCGGGCTCATCTGGAAATTCTCCCAATTCCAAGATAATTGATCATTTTGTCGGAATGGGGTTCTCAAGAGAAATGGTTGCCAAAGTGATTGAAGAAAAAG GAGAGGAAAACTCAGACTTGATACTTGAAACCCTCCTTGAGTACTCG GCAAGCACATTACCTAGTTCTTCCAATTCCAAGTTGATCGATCATTTTGTAGGGATGGGATTTTCTGAAGAAATGGTTGTCAAAGTGGTTCAGGAAAATG GAGAGGGAAATACAGATTCCATATTGGAGACTCTATTGACATATTCA GCACTTGAAACAACTGCTCCCGTTCAGCAAAATCCTGACTCTGGTAACTGCTCATCAGATTATGAAGGGAGTTTGCTGAATGATTTCTCTGATTTTGATAGTTTTTCTGAGACCGAG GAAATTATTAGTCCTAGTTCTGAGGAGGGGAGAAAATTGTTACACTTGACAAAAATGGGGTACTCAGAAGCGGAGGCTTCAGTAGCCATGGAGAGATGTGGTTTGTGTTATCTTATTCATATTTGCAATATATTCTTGTTGATGGTTGGTAGGATGTCAAAGTTTCATTTGGACAGTATAAAGGATCCTAGACTCTTCAATTGTTGTATTGAAAATG GTCCAGACTCCACAATTGAGGAGTTAACGGACTTTATATGTGCTGCACAAATTGCAAAGGCTGCTGATGCACTTTTTCCACTTGAAGACAAG AAGCCATTCAGCAATGGCTCTAGTCACAAGAAGAGGCGAAACTGGGGTTATGATTTGTTGTTAAGGAAGAAGAAGCTTAAGCTTGAAAAGAGGtttgatgaagatgatgatgtaGTTCATCTTCCTAATCCTATGATTGGTTTTGGGGTCCCCAATGAACCAGATCAGATCACTCATAGAGTACTTCCAGAAGCAGCTTTAGGGCCTCCATACTTCTACTACGAGAATGTAGCACTTGCTCCAAAAGGTGTTTGGACCACCATTTCGCGCTTCTTATATGATGTGGAGCCTGAGTTTGTTGATTCAAAGTTCTTTTGTGCTGCTGCAAGGAAGAGGGGCTATGTTCATAATCTGCCAATTGACAATAGATTTCCCCTTCTTCCATTTCCTCCACGAACTATTCATGAAGCTTTTCCACTAACAAGGAAATGGTGGCCATCCTGGGACACGCGAACGAAATTGAACTGCTTGCAAACCTGTATAGCAAGTGCAAGATTGACGGATAAGATTCGCAAGGCATTAGAAGATTCTGATGGTGAACCGCTGTTGGGCATCCAAAAGTTTGTTCTCGAACAATGCAGAAAGTGGAATCTGGTTTGGGTTGGAAGGAACAAGGTTGCTCCACTTGAACCTGATGAAGTGGAAATGCTTTTGGGATTCCCTAGAAACCACACAAGAGGAGGGGGAATCAGTCGGACAGATAGATACAAATCACTTGGTAACTCATTTCAG ATTGACACAGTGGCGTATCACTTTTCGGTTTTAAAAGATAAGTTCCCCGGTGGTATCAATCTGTTGTCTCTTTTCTCTGGGATTGGAGGTGCGGAGGTTGCTCTCCACCGACTCGGTATCCCTTTGAAAAATGTGGTAGCGGTGGAAATAGCTGAAGTGAACCGAAATATTCTTAGGAGTTGGTGGGAACAAACAAACCAGAGAGGTACTTTGACTGACATCCAAGATGTTCAAGAACTAAACGGGGACCGTTTGGAGCAactgattaaaaattttggaggatTTGACCTTGTGGTGGGAGGGAGTCCTTGCAACAACCTCACTGGCAGCAATAGATATCATCGAGACGGACTCGAAGGTAAAGATTCTGCCCTCTTCTTTGATTTCTGTCGAATACTGGATTTGGTGAAATGTATTATGAATGGCACGAAATCAATGATTGTCTGA
- the LOC105779496 gene encoding 50S ribosomal protein L12, chloroplastic-like yields MASSTLRLRSTHFLLSYAPPFSKPFSPIPPRSATPPNLTHRSTALRPLNATAAPEKIGKLGTEISNLTLEEARTLVDYLQEKLGVSAAAFSPAAVPVAAPGGADAGETVVEEKTEFDVVIEEVPSNARIAVIKSVRALTNLALKEAKELIEGLPKKFKEGVSKEEADDAKKQLEEAGAKVSMA; encoded by the coding sequence atggcttCTTCCACTCTCCGTTTACGCTCCACCCACTTCCTCTTATCCTACGCACCTCCcttttcaaaacccttctctCCAATTCCTCCCCGTTCCGCCACTCCTCCTAACCTCACCCACCGTTCCACCGCCCTCCGCCCTCTCAATGCCACTGCCGCGCCCGAAAAAATCGGAAAACTCGGCACCGAAATCTCCAACCTAACCCTCGAGGAAGCCCGCACCCTTGTCGACTACCTTCAAGAGAAACTCGGCGTCTCCGCCGCCGCTTTCTCCCCCGCAGCCGTTCCAGTTGCCGCCCCCGGTGGTGCCGATGCCGGAGAGACTGTTGTCGAAGAGAAGACTGAGTTCGATGTGGTGATCGAGGAGGTTCCTAGCAATGCCAGGATTGCGGTGATTAAATCCGTTAGGGCTCTGACAAATTTAGCTTTGAAAGAAGCGAAAGAGTTAATTGAAGGTTTGCCCAAGAAGTTCAAAGAAGGAGTTTCGAAGGAGGAAGCCGATGATGCCAAGAAACAACTTGAAGAAGCTGGAGCTAAAGTTTCCATGGCTTAG
- the LOC105779497 gene encoding uncharacterized protein LOC105779497 produces MGLTFTKLFSRLFAKKEMRILMVGLDAAGKTTILYKLKLGEIVTTIPTIGFNVETVEYKNISFTVWDVGGQDKIRPLWRHYFQNTQGLIFVVDSNDRDRVVEARDELHRMLNEDELRDAVLLVFANKQDLPNAMNAAEITDKLGLHSLRQRHWYIQSTCATSGEGLYEGLDWLSSNIASKARSWKNLKEIEHCLHEKGSVYWLLVRLVETLATLEEDIASCLSSNKVNFVKMNSKLTKAVWLAFLILYSLYHSKHRKKRKQIKEEEKWLLPLSVYAPPTSSYPTHPPLFKTPSLQFPPRSATPPNLTHRSTALRPLNATAAPEKIGKLGTEISNLTLEEARTLVDYLQEKLGVSAAAFSPQPFSCRPGGADAGETVVEEKTEFDVVIEEVPSNARIAVIKSVRALTNLALKEAKELIEGLPKKFKEGVSKEEADDAKKQLEEAGAKIRPLWRHYFQNTQGLIFVVDSNDRDRVVEARDELHRMLNEDELRDAVLLVFANKQDLPNAMNAAEITDKLGLHSLRQRHWYIQSTCATSGEGLYEGLDWLSSNIASKA; encoded by the exons ATGGGGCTGACATTTACAAAGCTCTTTAGCCGGCTTTTTGCCAAGAAAGAGATGCGTATTTTAATGGTGGGTCTTGATGCAGCTGGTAAAACCACCATTTTGTACAAGCTCAAGCTCGGCGAAATCGTCACCACAATCCCCACCATTG GATTCAATGTTGAGACTGTGGAATACAAGAACATCAGCTTCACTGTTTGGGATGTTGGTGGTCAGGACAAG ATTCGTCCTTTATGGAGGCACTATTTCCAGAATACTCAGGGTCTCATTTTCGTGGTGGATAGCAACGACAGGGACCGTGTTGTTGAGGCAAGAGATGAGTTGCACAGGATGTTGAATGAG gATGAACTGAGAGATGCTGTTTTGCTTGTATTTGCCAACAAGCAAGATCTTCCCAATGCAATGAATGCTGCCGAAATAACTGATAAGCTTGGTCTTCATTCTCTCCGTCAGCGCCACTG GTATATCCAGAGTACGTGTGCAACTTCTGGGGAAGGCCTCTATGAGGGCCTTGATTGGCTTTCCAGCAACATTGCTAGTAAGGCAA GATCATGGAAAAACCTGAAAGAAATTGAACATTGCCT GCATGAGAAAGGATCAGTGTATTGGTTGTTAGTTAGACTTGTTGAAACTCTGGCAACTCTTGAAGAGGATATAGCTTCCTGTTTATCCAGCAAC AAGGTCAATTTCGTCAAAATGAATTCTAAACTTACAAAGGCAGTGTGGCTTGCCTTCCTAATCCTCTATTCACTCTATCACTCCAAACACaggaagaaaagaaagcaaatcaaagaagaagaaaaatggcttCTTCCACTCTCCGTTTACGCTCCACCCACTTCCTCTTATCCTACGCACCCTCCCCTTTTCAAAACCCCTTCTCTCCAATTCCCTCCCCGTTCCGCCACTCCTCCTAACCTCACCCACCGTTCCACCGCCCTCCGCCCTCTCAATGCCACTGCCGCGCCCGAAAAAATCGGAAAACTCGGCACCGAAATCTCCAACCTAACCCTCGAGGAAGCCCGCACCCTTGTCGACTACCTTCAAGAGAAACTCGGCGTCTCCGCCGCCGCTTTCTCCCCGCAGCCGTTCAGTTGCCGCCCCGGTGGTGCCGATGCCGGAGAGACTGTTGTCGAAGAGAAGACTGAGTTCGATGTGGTGATCGAGGAGGTTCCTAGCAATGCCAGGATTGCGGTGATTAAATCCGTTAGGGCTCTGACAAATTTAGCTTTGAAAGAAGCGAAAGAGTTAATTGAAGGTTTGCCCAAGAAGTTCAAAGAAGGAGTTTCGAAGGAGGAAGCCGATGATGCCAAGAAACAACTTGAAGAAGCTGGAGCTAAA ATTCGTCCTTTATGGAGGCACTATTTCCAGAATACTCAGGGTCTCATTTTCGTGGTGGATAGCAACGACAGGGACCGTGTTGTTGAGGCAAGAGATGAGTTGCACAGGATGTTGAATGAG gATGAACTGAGAGATGCTGTTTTGCTTGTATTTGCCAACAAGCAAGATCTTCCCAATGCAATGAATGCTGCCGAAATAACTGATAAGCTTGGTCTTCATTCTCTCCGTCAGCGCCACTG GTATATCCAGAGTACGTGTGCAACTTCTGGGGAAGGCCTCTATGAGGGCCTTGATTGGCTTTCCAGCAACATTGCTAGTAAG GCATGA